One Thermoanaerobaculales bacterium genomic window carries:
- a CDS encoding sigma-70 family RNA polymerase sigma factor, with the protein MTSIRGLPSDELEALFERDRGRLVRIAWRILGDRDEAEDVVQQTLLGAWRAQRRSPIRRPSSYLARAVRWNAIKHKAGRGDELSIDARPDAAADRDVPADRLDVLELERAIASLPPAQQVIIRLRFYLGLSFSEIGRNLSISTNTAASRTRYALTGLRRRLGAPQPGSNRGERHE; encoded by the coding sequence TTGACATCAATCCGCGGCCTGCCCAGCGATGAGCTCGAGGCCCTCTTCGAGCGCGACCGCGGCCGGCTGGTGCGCATCGCCTGGCGGATCCTCGGCGACCGCGACGAGGCCGAGGATGTGGTCCAGCAGACCCTGCTCGGCGCGTGGCGGGCTCAGCGGAGGAGCCCCATCCGCCGGCCGTCGTCCTACCTCGCGCGCGCCGTGCGTTGGAACGCCATCAAGCACAAGGCCGGTCGCGGCGACGAGCTCTCGATCGACGCGCGGCCGGATGCGGCAGCAGACCGCGACGTGCCGGCGGACCGGCTCGACGTCCTCGAGCTCGAACGGGCCATCGCCTCGCTGCCGCCAGCCCAGCAGGTCATCATCCGCCTCCGCTTCTACCTCGGTCTCTCGTTCAGCGAGATCGGCAGGAACCTGTCCATTTCGACCAACACCGCGGCGAGCCGCACGCGCTACGCGTTGACCGGTTTGCGCCGGCGTCTCGGTGCGCCGCAACCTGGATCCAACAGGGGGGAACGCCATGAATGA
- a CDS encoding TlpA disulfide reductase family protein encodes MLTVAASAEAAYIVGDTIADFTLNDAYGTPVSLYDYQNTVILLNFWTNTUGGCIAEAPRLQEIWETYQDQGLIVLGIGVGMSESVCQQWINTHGLTHPVLSDPGGAVYNLFGDGYVPYNSIIDGEMVLQFTVSGFEEPVVIAMIEQLLAELLRINHVPLKDTEDNLNPYPTNCSITTNYALIPDQLQLHWNLDGGSTFTDVVLTPLGGDDYTAEIPAQPYGTTVYYYLSAADTGGNVSTHPDGAPTELHSFYVGLDTTPPIIEHEPLGDQTPVTWPVTVSATVTDNLGVDTVTLEYLINGGPVQSAPMVLERDGVYSADFSGSVSIGDTVEYRIVAVDSASTPNTATDPAAGYHAFSIVEPIPVFVYEPDGTPLTGGVVRQFLDARGIAYDTGALLPENCSLYRTIFVCLGIYSSNHQLTAGEGQALAGFLDNGGGLYMEGGDTWYYDPQTAVHPYFNIDGIADGAGDAGPIAGAAGTFTEGMTFNYTGGNNYIDHIAPLGSAFAIFLETTPQYINGVAYDGGTYRTVGTSFELGGLVDGTSPSTKEELLERMLDFFDLDELLWLFKDGFESGDTSAWSAVVP; translated from the coding sequence ATGTTGACCGTCGCGGCCTCGGCCGAGGCCGCCTACATCGTCGGCGACACCATCGCCGACTTCACGCTCAACGACGCGTATGGCACGCCGGTCTCGCTCTACGACTACCAGAACACGGTGATTCTGCTGAACTTCTGGACCAACACGTGAGGCGGCTGCATCGCGGAGGCTCCGCGACTGCAGGAAATCTGGGAGACCTATCAGGACCAGGGGCTCATCGTGCTCGGCATCGGCGTGGGGATGTCGGAGTCCGTCTGCCAGCAGTGGATCAACACCCACGGCCTGACCCATCCGGTGCTGTCCGACCCCGGCGGCGCCGTCTATAACCTGTTCGGCGACGGCTATGTGCCGTACAACTCCATCATCGACGGCGAGATGGTCCTTCAGTTCACCGTCTCGGGCTTCGAGGAGCCCGTGGTCATCGCCATGATCGAGCAGCTGCTCGCCGAGCTGCTGCGGATCAACCACGTTCCGCTGAAAGACACCGAAGACAACCTGAACCCCTACCCGACGAACTGCTCGATCACCACGAACTACGCTCTGATCCCCGACCAGCTGCAGCTGCACTGGAACCTCGACGGCGGATCGACCTTCACCGACGTGGTCCTGACGCCTCTGGGCGGCGACGACTACACGGCCGAGATCCCTGCCCAGCCGTACGGCACGACGGTCTACTACTACCTGTCCGCCGCCGACACGGGCGGCAACGTGTCGACCCATCCCGACGGCGCTCCCACCGAGCTGCACAGCTTCTATGTCGGGCTCGACACGACGCCGCCCATCATCGAGCACGAGCCGCTGGGCGACCAGACTCCTGTCACCTGGCCGGTGACGGTCAGCGCCACGGTCACCGACAACCTCGGCGTCGACACGGTCACCCTCGAGTACCTGATCAACGGCGGCCCGGTGCAGTCGGCGCCGATGGTGCTCGAACGCGACGGTGTGTACTCTGCCGACTTCTCCGGCTCGGTGTCGATCGGTGACACGGTCGAGTACCGGATCGTCGCCGTGGATTCCGCCTCGACGCCGAATACGGCCACCGATCCCGCTGCGGGATACCACGCGTTCTCCATCGTCGAGCCGATTCCGGTGTTCGTCTACGAGCCGGACGGCACGCCGCTGACCGGCGGCGTCGTCCGCCAGTTCCTGGACGCGCGAGGGATAGCCTACGACACGGGTGCCTTGCTGCCGGAGAACTGCAGCCTCTACCGCACCATCTTCGTCTGCCTCGGCATCTACTCGAGCAACCACCAGCTCACGGCAGGCGAGGGCCAGGCGCTGGCAGGGTTCCTGGACAACGGCGGCGGGCTGTACATGGAGGGCGGCGACACCTGGTACTACGATCCCCAAACCGCCGTCCACCCGTACTTCAACATCGACGGGATCGCTGACGGCGCGGGCGACGCCGGGCCCATCGCAGGCGCGGCCGGCACCTTCACCGAGGGGATGACCTTCAACTACACGGGCGGGAACAACTACATCGACCACATCGCGCCGTTGGGCAGCGCGTTCGCGATCTTCCTGGAGACCACGCCGCAGTACATCAACGGGGTCGCCTACGACGGGGGCACCTATCGCACGGTCGGCACCAGCTTCGAGCTCGGTGGCCTGGTGGACGGGACCAGCCCGAGCACCAAGGAGGAGCTGCTCGAGCGGATGCTGGACTTCTTCGATTTGGACGAACTTCTCTGGCTGTTCAAGGACGGCTTCGAGTCCGGCGACACCTCGGCGTGGAGCGCCGTGGTGCCATAG
- a CDS encoding bifunctional acetate--CoA ligase family protein/GNAT family N-acetyltransferase, with amino-acid sequence MSTQNLDRIFRPQRIALFGVSENPKSVAGTVLRNVVGSGFRGVVYPINPSCESVLGVHCYPGLAHLPRLPELAVVCAPATQVPAIVRECGEAGVLGLIIISAGFRETGGEGLALEQQVRQEAARFPGMRILGPNCLGVIVPGRSLNLTFAGGSSKPGRVAFVSQSGALCTSVLDWAAEAHVGFSYFVSVGNMIDVDFADLIDYFGEDESTDSIILYIESLSEARRFMTAARAFARTKPIVAYKAGRFPESEKAAASHTGALASEDAVYEAAFERAGIARVFEIGDIFNCVELIGRHKRPTGPRLGIITNAGGPGVMATDALMARSGVMAELSAATLAGLDEALPPFWSHGNPVDVLGDANSKRYAKALQILLADPGVDAVLAILTPQAMTNPSAIAREVAAVAGKTQKLILAAWLGGRSMREGIEILTAAGIATYPTPEDGVKAFMTLVAYGRNLEILYETPKDVPVSFAVDRAELRRTLAPLAERTTLSEAATKQLLEAYGIPGTLPRPASSAEEAVQHARQIGYPVVLKVLSPDISHKSDVGGVALDLRDDGAVRIAYEGILGMARQRQPAALLSGVTVQPMVQAAGGTEMILGTKKDPIFGSVILVGLGGVMAEVYRDRALGLPPLNERLARRMLESLRCWPLLQGYRGRPPVDLDRLIEIMIRFSYLVADCPEIVELDVNPLLVSSREAAALDARAVIEPVAEASRPYAHLALRPYPEEQVRRVTLGDGAALTLRPIRPEDEPRWRALLASCSPEALYARFRYLFQWSTHEAATRYCFIDYDREIAIVAETEDGSGGGRALVGVGRLIADPDNETGEYAVLVTDAFQNRGLGGVLTDTCLEIARSWGIRRVVAETTADNVRMIALFQGRGFEVTAGEQGLVTVAKDLA; translated from the coding sequence ATGAGCACCCAGAATCTGGATCGCATCTTCAGGCCGCAGCGGATCGCTCTGTTCGGCGTCTCGGAGAACCCGAAGAGCGTCGCCGGGACGGTGCTGCGCAACGTCGTCGGCTCGGGCTTCCGCGGCGTCGTCTACCCGATCAACCCGAGCTGCGAGTCGGTGCTCGGCGTGCACTGCTACCCAGGCCTTGCGCACCTGCCGCGCCTGCCCGAGCTCGCGGTGGTCTGCGCCCCGGCGACCCAGGTCCCGGCGATCGTCCGCGAGTGCGGCGAGGCGGGCGTCCTCGGGCTCATCATCATCTCCGCCGGCTTCCGCGAGACCGGCGGCGAGGGCCTGGCGCTCGAGCAGCAGGTCCGGCAGGAGGCCGCGCGCTTCCCGGGGATGCGGATCCTCGGCCCGAACTGCCTCGGGGTGATCGTCCCCGGCCGCAGCCTCAACCTGACCTTCGCGGGCGGCTCCTCGAAGCCGGGGAGGGTCGCCTTCGTCTCGCAGTCCGGCGCGCTCTGCACCTCGGTCCTCGACTGGGCGGCCGAGGCCCACGTCGGCTTCTCGTACTTCGTCTCGGTCGGGAACATGATCGACGTCGACTTCGCCGATCTGATCGACTACTTCGGCGAGGACGAGAGCACCGACTCGATCATCCTCTACATCGAGTCGCTGTCGGAGGCGCGCCGCTTCATGACCGCGGCCCGCGCCTTCGCGCGGACCAAGCCGATCGTGGCCTACAAGGCGGGGCGCTTCCCGGAGTCCGAGAAGGCGGCGGCCTCGCACACCGGCGCGCTCGCCTCGGAGGACGCGGTCTACGAGGCGGCCTTCGAGCGGGCGGGGATCGCGCGGGTGTTCGAGATCGGCGACATCTTCAACTGCGTCGAGCTGATCGGACGGCACAAGCGCCCGACCGGCCCGCGGCTCGGGATCATCACCAATGCTGGCGGGCCCGGGGTCATGGCGACCGACGCGCTGATGGCGCGCTCCGGGGTGATGGCCGAGCTCTCGGCCGCGACGCTCGCCGGGCTCGACGAGGCGCTGCCGCCCTTCTGGTCGCACGGCAACCCGGTCGACGTGCTCGGGGACGCGAACTCGAAGCGCTACGCCAAGGCGCTCCAGATCCTCCTCGCCGACCCGGGGGTCGACGCGGTGCTCGCGATCCTGACGCCGCAGGCGATGACCAACCCGAGCGCCATCGCCCGCGAGGTGGCCGCGGTCGCGGGCAAGACCCAGAAGCTGATCCTCGCCGCTTGGCTCGGCGGCAGGAGCATGCGCGAGGGGATCGAGATCCTGACCGCCGCCGGGATCGCCACCTACCCGACGCCGGAGGACGGGGTCAAGGCCTTCATGACGCTGGTGGCCTACGGCCGCAACCTCGAGATCCTGTACGAGACGCCGAAGGACGTTCCGGTCAGCTTCGCGGTCGATCGCGCGGAGCTGCGACGCACCCTCGCGCCGCTTGCCGAGCGGACGACGCTGTCGGAGGCTGCCACCAAGCAGCTCCTGGAGGCCTACGGCATCCCGGGCACGCTCCCGCGGCCCGCGAGCTCGGCCGAGGAGGCGGTGCAGCACGCCCGGCAGATCGGCTACCCGGTGGTCCTCAAGGTGCTGTCACCGGACATCTCCCACAAGTCCGACGTGGGTGGGGTGGCTCTCGACCTCCGCGACGACGGCGCGGTGCGGATCGCCTACGAGGGCATCCTGGGGATGGCCCGGCAGCGGCAGCCCGCGGCGCTCCTTTCCGGCGTCACCGTGCAGCCGATGGTCCAGGCGGCGGGCGGCACCGAGATGATCCTCGGCACCAAGAAGGACCCGATCTTCGGCTCGGTGATCCTGGTCGGCCTCGGCGGCGTGATGGCCGAGGTCTACCGCGACCGCGCCCTCGGGCTGCCGCCGCTCAACGAGCGGCTGGCGCGGCGCATGCTGGAGTCGCTGCGCTGCTGGCCGCTGCTCCAGGGCTACCGGGGGCGGCCCCCGGTCGACCTCGATCGCCTGATCGAGATCATGATCCGCTTCTCCTACCTCGTCGCCGACTGCCCGGAGATCGTGGAGCTCGACGTCAATCCGCTGCTGGTGAGCTCGCGCGAGGCGGCGGCCCTCGACGCTCGCGCCGTGATCGAGCCGGTCGCCGAGGCCTCCCGGCCGTACGCGCACCTCGCGCTGCGCCCCTACCCGGAGGAGCAGGTGCGGCGCGTGACGCTGGGCGACGGCGCCGCGCTGACCCTCCGTCCGATCCGGCCCGAGGACGAGCCGCGCTGGCGGGCGCTGCTCGCGAGCTGCTCGCCGGAGGCTCTCTACGCGCGCTTCCGCTATCTCTTCCAGTGGTCGACGCACGAGGCGGCCACCCGGTACTGCTTCATCGACTACGATCGCGAGATCGCGATCGTCGCCGAGACCGAGGACGGCAGCGGCGGCGGGCGGGCCCTGGTCGGGGTCGGACGGCTGATCGCGGACCCTGACAACGAGACCGGCGAGTACGCGGTGCTGGTGACCGACGCCTTCCAGAACCGCGGCCTCGGCGGCGTGTTGACCGACACCTGCCTCGAGATCGCGCGGAGCTGGGGCATCCGGCGGGTGGTGGCCGAGACGACCGCGGACAACGTGCGGATGATCGCGCTGTTCCAGGGGCGCGGGTTCGAGGTCACGGCCGGGGAGCAAGGGCTGGTCACGGTCGCCAAGGACCTCGCGTGA
- a CDS encoding MBL fold metallo-hydrolase — MRCLARCAAVSLLLAGSVLVGEAAEPPAYELVEVSDSVVMAINANGSNIACVALGEGLLFVDASLSTRIAESFRRDMEARFQRPALALLVTHAHLDHILGMGAFADLPVIAAEAGRPRWERYLAVEWDDRTVAGLTAVFPTFADELPSASLRMPTQWFEESLELGGERVVVRRTGGHSADSSSVVLAGERVVVAGDLVQARRRPYFGEPDTDMNGWIETLRSWERMAPVTMCPGHGPVIGGDELAVMRSWFEAMSQAVAKLKASGATFDEVVASDRLPSGYWPAESSVPGWWPYCVKRLYDAT; from the coding sequence ATGCGATGTCTCGCCCGGTGTGCTGCGGTGAGCCTTCTGCTCGCCGGGTCTGTCCTGGTGGGAGAAGCTGCCGAGCCCCCCGCGTACGAGCTGGTCGAGGTCTCTGACTCGGTCGTGATGGCCATCAACGCCAATGGCTCGAACATCGCCTGCGTCGCGCTCGGCGAGGGTCTGCTCTTCGTCGATGCGAGCCTCAGCACCCGCATTGCCGAGAGCTTCCGCCGTGACATGGAGGCGCGGTTCCAGCGACCCGCTCTCGCTCTGCTGGTGACCCACGCCCATCTCGACCACATTCTCGGGATGGGGGCGTTCGCCGACCTTCCGGTGATCGCAGCCGAGGCCGGACGGCCAAGGTGGGAGCGGTACCTCGCCGTCGAGTGGGACGACCGGACCGTCGCCGGGCTCACCGCCGTGTTCCCGACCTTCGCCGACGAGCTGCCGTCGGCCTCCCTCAGGATGCCGACGCAGTGGTTCGAGGAGAGCCTGGAGCTGGGCGGCGAGAGGGTGGTCGTGCGCCGGACCGGCGGGCACTCGGCGGACTCCTCGTCGGTGGTGCTGGCTGGCGAGCGCGTCGTGGTCGCGGGCGATCTCGTCCAGGCGCGCCGGCGCCCGTACTTCGGCGAGCCGGACACCGACATGAATGGCTGGATCGAGACTCTGAGGTCCTGGGAGCGCATGGCTCCGGTCACGATGTGTCCCGGCCACGGTCCGGTGATCGGTGGCGACGAGCTCGCGGTGATGCGGTCGTGGTTCGAGGCCATGTCACAGGCGGTGGCGAAGTTGAAGGCCAGCGGCGCGACCTTCGACGAGGTCGTGGCGAGCGACAGGCTGCCCTCCGGCTACTGGCCGGCGGAGTCGAGCGTGCCGGGTTGGTGGCCCTACTGCGTCAAGCGGCTTTACGACGCGACGTGA